The Pristis pectinata isolate sPriPec2 chromosome 43, sPriPec2.1.pri, whole genome shotgun sequence genome segment ttgacgttggaagcgtggcaacacttgcgggctgccccctgaacattctctgcaaaggatgtatttcactgtgtctttcgatgtacacatgcgtaataaagataccttatcttataaatgACACATGGATGGGCCTTTATTGCCGGATGCTTAATGCTTAGAAATCAGTTCTGTATTGTTACAGGGCGTTAATGAAGTCATACCTGGAGCACTCTGCATGGTTTCGGTCGCCTTATTTATAAAAGGGTGCATCCGTATTGGAAGCAGCACTGACGAGTTTCACGGAGCTAActcctggggtgagagggttgtccgATCATAGACAGCCGAACAAATTAAATCTACGTTCTGCAGAAGAATGATTGGTGATGTAGATGATCCCCAGGGGACATGGCAGGGTAGACGTTGAGCTGTTTCCACTGGCGGGAGAGGACATAGTTGCAAGGGAAAGGGGCTGGTCGATTAAGAGTGAGGTgcatggtgaacctctggaattctctgattGTGGAGGCGGATCACAGGGTGGGGGAGTTAAACAGGAGgtatttaaatttttcttttgaaagattGGAGGAACTAGGGGCTGTGGGGAAGAGTCATCTCGAACGGCGGGGGAGAGCCACGAGTagcctactcccactcctatcTCCTTAAGGAGGGAATGCTGAAGAGGATGGGGAACAGCAAAGACTGCGTTTtctaacgggggggggggggggggggggggggggggggggggggcgggggagaccATCCCTTAGATacaacactcaatgattcaggaacagctttggagagggtgcagaggaggtttaccaggatgctgcctggattagaggtcatgtgatatcaggagaggctgaacaaacatgggctcttttctccggagcggtggaggctgagaggggatctgtataagattatgaggggcatagatagggtggacaagcaatatctttttcccattattgggcaatccaataccagagggcgtgcgtagaaggtgagagggggtagggtcagaacagacgtgaggggtaagtttttttttactcagagagtagtggatgcttggaatgcgttgcccaatagggtggtggaggcaaattcattgggggcttttaagaggggctttggatgggcacatgaatgagaggaaaatggagggattagctatgtcagcacaacattgtgggccgaagggcctgctctgtgctatactgcctatatatatatattgcacaCCAGGCATGGATAAGAAGTCTCTCTTCAGCGTCAACGGTTCTGAGCCACTCCGGAGGGGTTCCTGGGTCCGAGGAGCGGGGTGCAGGGTTCAGTcctcacacaccccccacccccgcgcaCCCCCTCTCACCACACCCTGGCGTGCGGGGCGACGAGCTTGGGGTCGACGGCGGACTCGCCGACGGGCCGGTCGATGCGGAACTCATGACGCTGCTGGGTCTTGCGTCCCCCCCGCTGGGGCTTCGGCAGCTCGGAGTGGTGGGCTGGCAGGGGCTCCGTGAAGAAGTACGGGTGCAGGAGagcctggggggaggggaggagaggggaggggggaagggggggagaagagcacACGGGTGAAGCCTGCGGACCGCCGAGCCTCATGACGCGCGGGGTTAGAGCAGCGTGATGGCGGGGAGgcttccccccactcccacctcactGAGGGGGCTGGAGCACTGGATGCGGTGTTGTCTCTGCGTGAAGGGAGGGGCCTCCAAGTGGAGAGAGGGACCCCCGCACGGAGGGTGGGTGTCCCCGCGGAGGGAGGGGCTTCCTTACTCAGGAGGCTCGGCAGAGGCGGAtttcagggaggggggggggttgtcCCGCCGAACGCAAGGGCACAAtgggaagcaggaggaggccacggctcctcaagcctgccacccccccgccccccctgcCATTTGACCCGATTATTGATCCATCCCCTGAGCATACAATCCCCCAACGCTCCTCATTAACAGGccctaatgatccggcctccgcCACCCCTCGGGAGAGGGCAGAGAATTCTGGGGGTTCTGTGAGAGGAGGTGgtctttaaacctctcctatccgtgtgccttttaaacattgttgatgtacctgcctcacccacttcctctggcagctcgttccatatacggaccaccctctgggtgaaaatgttaaccctcaggttcttattaaatctcccccttctcaccctaaacctgtgccctctagttcttgattccgcaACCCTGGGGAAtaaattgtgtgcattcaccccattgatgcccctcatggttatatgcacctctataaggtcacccctcattctcctacgcttcagtggaagaagtcccaacctgctcaacctttctctccgtaactcagtccctcgagtcccggcaacatcctcataaatctcctctgcactctttctggcttcatgatagaggtgtataaggcactgatcgtgtggacagtcagaggcttttccccagggctgaaatggtggccacaagaggacacaggtttaaggtgctggggagtaggtacagaggagatgtcaggggtaagttttttttttttacacagagtggtgggtgcgtggaacgcactgctggcagaggttgtgggggcagatacatgagggacatttaagagactctttgataagacacatgaatgatagagaagtggggggctgtgtgggagggaagggttagatagatcttagagcaggataaaatgtcggcacaacattgtgggccgaagtgcctgtactgtgctgtagtgttctatgtaagagGGCATAGGCCTAAGGTGAACGGCAGGAGGCAGAGAGGAAATCAGAGGGGtgttatatttttttttacatacagtgTGGCTGATAactgcaacaagctgccagaggaggttgtggaatcagatacaatcacacaTTTAAAAGGCCTTTATTCATACACACGGAAACAGACccgtcggcccaactggtccatgctgaccaagatgtcccatccaagtgggtcccgtttgcccacatttggcccataaccttctaaccctTTCTTTATCTGTGTACTGCTCCAACTCTCTCTTAAAAGTTCTTACtccacctgcctcaaccacttccactggcagctcatgccacacacacacaccaccctctgagtaataAAAGTTACCCActagcttcctattaaatctctcccctctcaccttaaacctgtgcccgctagttctcgattccccaaccctggggaaaagactgtgtgcattcaccctatcgatgcccctcatgattttatacacctctataagaccacccctcagtctcctacgctccaaggaaaaaaaacctCCTGGCCTGACCAATGtccttggtcaccctgttataggaaggacgtgattaaactgggaagagcacagaaaagatttacgaggatgctgccaggactcgagggactgagttatagggagagattggacaggctgggactttactccttggagtgtaggagactgaggggtgatcccGTAGAGGTATATAacaccatgaggggcatagatagtgtgagccgtctttttttcccagggttggggaatcgtaaactagaggacatggttttaaggttagaggtgaaaggtttaataggaacctgaggggcaacttttttttttaaaaacacagtgggTGTTCGATAtacggaaccagctgccagagggagtggttgtggcaggtacattaggtacatttaagaagtacgtgggcaggtacatggatgacaagcgtttagagggatatgggccaagtgctgggaaatgggattggcttgAATGTACATCTTTGACACgtatgggccaaaaggccttttttgtgctgtatgactctttaaaCAGAAGTGTCTATCTAAACAgtttgagtttgaggagattcagtacatcaccaaagatgcatacaaatttctacagatgtacagtggagagcattctgactggttgcatcaccgcctggtatggaggctccaatgtgcaggatcgcaagaggctgcagagggttgtagactcatccagctccatcagaggcacaaccctccccgccgtcgaggacatcttcaagaggcggcgcctcaagaaggcggcatccatcattaatgaccctcaccaccaaggacatgccctcttcatgttactaccatcggggaggaggtacaggaacctgaagacccacactcaatggcttcttcccctccgctatcagatttctgaacggtccatgaacactacctcgttattcataaatgagagggttaacatatgaggaacgtttgacggctcttgggctgtactccttggagttcagaagaatgaggggggacctcatagaaacatttcgaaggTTAAAAGGCCAGGACAGAGTTGATGTGGcattgtttcccatggtaggggagcctagtacaagagggcacgacttcaggattgaagggcacccattcagaacagaaatgcagagaaatttctttagccagagagtggcgaatctgtggaatttgttgccacgggcggctgtggaggcaaagtcattgggtgtgtttaaggcagagatcgataggtatctgagtagccagggcatcaagggttatggtgagaaggcgggggagtggggctaaatgggagaatggatcagctcctgatagaatggcagagcagactcgatgggccgaatggccgacttctgctcctttgtcttatggtcttattcctttttgcactattttggtcatttatagtaatttgatgtctttggactgtactgctgccgcaaaagaacACATTTCATATCATGTtggtcacggcttggtacagcaactgctctgcccgggactgcaagaaactgcagagagttgtggacacagcccagcgcatcacgaacaccagcctctcctccttggactctgtctttacctctcactgccttggtgaagcagccagcataatcaaagacctcgcccacccgggtcattctctcttctctcctcttccatcgggtagaagatacaggagcctgagggcacggaccaccaggctcaacgccagcttctaccccactgtgataaaactattgaacggttcccttatacgatgagatggactctgacctcacgatctaccttgttgtgaccttgcaccttattgcactgcactttctctgtagctgtgacactttgcactgttattgtttttacctgtactacatcaatgcactctgtactgactcaatgtaactgcactgtgtaatgaattgacccgtacgatcggtatgtaagacaagtttttcactggacctcagtacaagtgacaataataaaccaatacagtaatttgatatctttgcactgtactgctgccacaaaacaacacgttTCACGTCACACGTCGGCAATAATGAAcctgtttctgtttctgaagtaggcaaggcatagaaagatatggtccGAATGCGGGCAAGTGAGTTAGCATGGAcacagggtctgtttctgtgctggatctctCGGTGGGCCTGCCTCTACGCTGACCCCGGGCGGTGGAAGACGCCCCGGCGCTCACTCACCTCAGCGGCACTGATGCGCTGCTTGGATGGGTAGACCAGGAAGCGTTTCAGGAGGTCCACCGCCTCCGGAGATGCATCCGGGACGATCTGCTCCAGCGGGATGGGAGGGTTCTCCTTGAAGGTGATCTTGTTGTAGTCCGGGAGCTCCGTGATTCCCTGCCAGGAGGAAGCCAGGCGTTAGAGGGGGAAGGATGGCAAATGCTGAGGGTGCAAAAGGAACTGAGAACGTAAGGCGTAATGTTCCTCAGCTGCTGTGGCCTAACCACGGCAGGACTGTAGTGTAGGTGCATGATGTCCAGGTGTCTTGCGTAAATCAAAGAAGTAGTAGGTTAAGGAGTATCCCTGTCTTTGCGAGCTGTTTGCAATGAGCGGTTATCCTTGGAGCCTGGAACTGTCTGtgacttcatagaaacatagaaaccctacagcacaattcaggcccttcggcccacaaagctgtgctgaacatgtccctaccttagagattactcggcttacccatagccctctatttttctaagctccatgtacctatccaaaagtctcttcaaagaccctatcgtatccacctccaccaccgttgccggcagcccgttccacgcactcaccactctctgagtaaaaaacttaccccgacatctcctctgtacctactccccagcaccttaaacctatgtcctcttgtggccaccatttcagccctggggaaaagcctctgactatccacacgatcaatgcctctcatcatcttatacacctctatcaggtcccccctcatcctccgttgctccaaggagaaaaggccgagttcactcaacctgttttcataaggcatgctccccaatcttgtaaatctcctctgcactctttctatggcttccacagccttccagtagtgaggtgaccagaactgacagGCGGTCGATCTTCCCAAGCTCGCTCGCTTTCCTGTCATGGCTGTCCCCGTGACTCTCGCCCACGCGCTCTTTCTGATCATTCCCGACTTAGGAACAGTCCGGGTTATGGACTGGTTCCCGGGAAGGGAGCCTGGGGAACTGCCCGTAAATGCAAGCTGTTACAGAGTCACGCAGCACGGGGAAGCATTCCCATCTAAGCCCGTCCCATTTGGccccatatccccctaagcctttcctatccacatacctgtccaagtatcttttaagaTGTTGCAGATGTATCACGGTGGTGTAgcgggtaacgctattacagcaccaatgacccgggttcaattcccgccgctgtctgtaagaagtttgtacgttctccccgtgtgtctgcgtgggtttcctctgggtgctccggtttcctcccacattccaaagacgtacgggttaggaagttgttggcgtgctatgttggagccggaagcgtggcgacacttgccgactggccccagcacattctcagtgacgcgAAAaaacccatttcactgtgtgtttcggtgtacatgtgactaataaataaatatccgtggggggtgggggaagactgtgtgcattcaccctatctatgcccctcgtgatgttGCCATCATTAAGAGATGAgatcaagatttctttattagtcacatgtacactgaaacacacagtgaaatgcatcttttgcgtagagtgtgctgggggcagcctgcaagtgtcgccacgcttctggcgccaacatatcacgcccacaacttcctaacccatacgtctttggaatgtgggaggaaacccacgcagatatggggagaacgtacaaactccttacagacagcggccgggattgaagccaggtcgctggcactgtaacagtgttatgctaaccgctacactaccatgcctgtaatTCAAGTAGGTTCTCTCTCTGTGCAGAGGCCAGACTACTCCTCCTGTCCCCGTGTATCAGGCCGGAAAGGGACTGAAGCACAGGCGAACTACTTACCGGCCAGATCTCCTCATTGGGGGTTCCCAGCACCCGCAGCACACAGCACAGCTGCTCGATGTCATTTTCCCCGGGGAACAGCGGGGAATTGTTCAGGAGCTCTCCGAAGATGCAGCCCATGGCCCTGGGGGAACCACAGAGAGACCAGGTTATCCAGCAGATCATactccaacccctctccccagcGTTACCAGGTGAGCTTCGAGACCCTCTCATTCCCCCTCGGAACATGTTTACGACTCCTGCAAAGCACACGGGGAGAGAATCCCAGCTAGAGTTCTCAGCCCTGGAGGTGTCTGGGGGATCGGGGGAATGGAGGAGCTGGTGCAAGGCAGGCTTGAGAGCTACCCTTGCTCCTATCTTCTTGCGGGTGACACCCCTAAACCTGGGGGAATCAATTGGGATGTGATCCTTCCACCGTGAAGGCCGGATCCTCCCAGGTCAGGAATGGAACCAGAGCTCCTCCGGATGTgttgaggggaggaggaggagccttAGGACCacagtgggccacagggccttTGCAGCTGGGTCCTGATTGGTTCACTGACGAGCAGCCTGATGGATGGAAGTCCCGTGTTTTCAGCTGTCAAATCGCCCGTGAGTAATGTATGGGGCAGCCTCAACTAGTTTCCTGCATTTAACTGAGTGTTGctcctgtctgaccccgggagtgtgtgatgggacagtgtagagggagcttcactctgtgtctgaccccgggagtgtgtgatgggacggtgcggagggagcttcaccctgtgtctgacctcgggagtgtgtgatgggacagtgtggagggagcttctctctgtgtctgaccctgggaatgtgtgatgggacggtgcagagggagcctcgccctgtgtctgacccctggagtgtgtgatgggatggtgtagagggagcttcaccctgtgtctgaccctgggaatgtgtgataggacagtgtagagggagcttcactctgtgtctgaccctgggagtgtgtgatgggacagtgtagagggagtttcatcctgtgtctgaccccaggagtgtgcgatgggaccATTCTCCCACAGAACCTAAACATTTCTTTTGCGGGACGATAATAATTGACAAGTATCTCACCAAATATCCACGCCTTCATCGTATTTGCGAGCTCCATACAACAGCTCTGGCGCTCTGTACCACCTGGAACACAGAACAACCAATGTAACACACTAGAATTGAAGTTGGGAGGCAAGgtgggagatgaggagaagtcaGGGTGACACGGGACAGTGGGTagggaggtaaattggtttattattgtcacatgtaccgaggtacggtgaaaaactttgttctgcataccatccatgcaggtcatttcatcacatcagtgcattgaggtagtacaaggggaaataatacagaatgcagaataaagtgtcacagttacagagagagtgcagtgcaggcagacaataaggtgcaagggccatgacgaggtagattgtgaggtcaagagtccatcttatcgtactaggggaccattcaattgtcttataacagtgggatagaagctgtccttgagcctggtggtacctgctttcaggcttttgtatcttctgcctgacaggaggggggagaagagagaatatgcggggtgggtggggtctctgattatgctagctgctttcctgaggcagcgggaagtgtagacagagtctgtggaagggaggctgggagggagagaggtgatgCAGTCAGCGAGGGGATGGAGctgtggaaggggtgggggaggtgggctgACTGATGCCCTGCAGCGGTCGGTGACCAGATCGCGGACAAGCTCACTCACCGGGTGGCCACTTGGTGGCTGTAGAGCCTGCCGCCCTGGTTGGAGAAGACCCGCGCCAAGCCAAAGTCGGCGATTTTCAGGTGTCCCGTTGAGCTGATGAGCAGGTTGGCTGGCTTCAGGTCCTGCAAGGGGACAGGTGGGACAGAGGTTTCCGGTCAACCGACTGCAACGGCTGGGAGAAGTGCAGGATGGTCCCTGGCTGAGCGCAAATGCTGAAAGGGTTCGCTGCTGGCAATCGGATCTTGTGCACGGCCCTTAACGTCGTCAGTGGTAAACATCTCATGTGCTGCCTCTCCCACGGCGCGGCGCCCTCTCCTCACCGTCCCTTCcacctcgccgcccctcccgcggcgctccctcctcaccgccccttcctcctcgctgcccctcccatggcgctccctcctcgccaccccctcccgcagcacggtgctccctctacaccatccctcccgtggtgcagcactccctcctcaccgtccctcccgtggtgtggcactccctcctcgctgccctcCCCCCATAGCGCGCtgctccctcctcgctgcccctccaTCCttgccgcccctcccacagcgctgtgCTCCCTCCTGGCTGCCCGTCCCGTggcgtggcactccctcctcaccagcGCAGCATCTTTGCCACACCTCCCGTGGCGTGGCGCCCCTCCTCGCTGGCGCTCCCTCCTTGCCACCCCTCACAGGCCAGGgtgctccctcctcgctgccccctcccacctcaccgcccctccttAACAAGATGTTGCATAGTGGACCATCCTTCCAACTCAGAGGGACGAACTCGGGGTGCggggtgcgggggggtggggggggtggtggtgtgccaTTAAGCCGTGGCCATTGCTAGCCCACACTGCGAGGAGCGGCCACGACCCAGGGGTGCGTGCTGTCAGGAGCCTCTCTTTCCCAGGCTGGGTCAGGGCAAGTTGGGGGGAGCATGGGCTGTACCCCCTTTGCTTCTTTGGATTTCAAACGGCAGCGGTGCGGGGAATGAGCTGGCACTCCCCTCCCACAGCCTTCAGTTAGCCCTGGGCAGGGAGAGAAGCCTCTCCCCAAGTGCCGAAGGGTCGGTGGAGGGGGGCTCTGCGGGAGTCTCTCACCCGGTGCATGATGGAGTTCTCGTGACAGAAGGCCATGCCTTTCAGCAGCATCATCATGTAGCCCTTGACCTGCGACTCGGTGAGCGGCTGGTCCGAGTCGCGGATCACCTCAGACAGGTCGGACAGCATGTACTCGAAGACCAGCACGAAGCCCGTCCCATGGGGGAAGACGTCCTTCAGCTTCacaacctggggggggggggggggtcaggagaGGAGCCCAAAAACTGTCAGAGACTCTTTGGAGTGTCACTGGAGAACTTCCCGAACGCACTGGAGACTTGTttgggtcacagaaacaggcccttcacaaaTCGCCGCCCAGAAAAttgagataaggaataaaattcGCTCCCGTTGAATTTAGCTGAACCAAGAGGGCATAAATCTCATCAGCAGATTTATTTTCCGACTgaggggtctcagcccgaaacatcgactgtttatttccctccatagatgctgcctgag includes the following:
- the cdk20 gene encoding cyclin-dependent kinase 20 isoform X1, giving the protein MERYSVLGRVGEGAHGIVFKAKHVETGETVALKKVALRKLEDGIPNQALREIKAVQEIEDNQYVVKLKDVFPHGTGFVLVFEYMLSDLSEVIRDSDQPLTESQVKGYMMMLLKGMAFCHENSIMHRDLKPANLLISSTGHLKIADFGLARVFSNQGGRLYSHQVATRWYRAPELLYGARKYDEGVDIWAMGCIFGELLNNSPLFPGENDIEQLCCVLRVLGTPNEEIWPGITELPDYNKITFKENPPIPLEQIVPDASPEAVDLLKRFLVYPSKQRISAAEALLHPYFFTEPLPAHHSELPKPQRGGRKTQQRHEFRIDRPVGESAVDPKLVAPHARVCLSSPGPESADNCSLPSLPPSAPIDDAAPKASNVH
- the cdk20 gene encoding cyclin-dependent kinase 20 isoform X2, which produces MERYSVLGRVGEGAHGIVFKAKHVETGETVALKKVALRKLEDGIPNQALREIKAVQEIEDNQYDLKPANLLISSTGHLKIADFGLARVFSNQGGRLYSHQVATRWYRAPELLYGARKYDEGVDIWAMGCIFGELLNNSPLFPGENDIEQLCCVLRVLGTPNEEIWPGITELPDYNKITFKENPPIPLEQIVPDASPEAVDLLKRFLVYPSKQRISAAEALLHPYFFTEPLPAHHSELPKPQRGGRKTQQRHEFRIDRPVGESAVDPKLVAPHARVCLSSPGPESADNCSLPSLPPSAPIDDAAPKASNVH